The following coding sequences lie in one Xanthomonas hyacinthi genomic window:
- a CDS encoding siderophore-interacting protein: MNAHENRLLRHPLRIRHLQVLRTQPLTPHMRRIVVGGPELDGFVSAGPDDHVKLFFPNADGAFVLPTLTDNGPVYPADAAPSPVRDYTPRHYDAAARELTLDFVLHGDGPACRWAAQANLGDALVVGGPRGSFVAAADYDAYVLIGDETALPAIGRWLEELPAGAQVDALIEIPGFADRQALPSRAQVRIAWLERNGVPVLGSQLLEDALRDFAAPDGDAFYWVACESARARMMRKFVEGRLNVPKEWLRATGYWKSGREEEAT; the protein is encoded by the coding sequence ATGAATGCCCATGAAAACCGCCTGCTGCGCCACCCGCTGCGTATCCGCCACCTGCAGGTGCTGCGCACCCAGCCGTTGACCCCGCACATGCGCCGCATCGTGGTCGGCGGCCCGGAGCTGGACGGCTTCGTCAGCGCCGGACCCGACGACCACGTCAAGCTGTTCTTCCCCAACGCCGATGGCGCATTCGTGCTGCCGACGCTGACCGATAACGGCCCGGTGTATCCGGCCGATGCCGCGCCCTCGCCGGTGCGCGACTACACCCCGCGCCATTATGACGCCGCGGCGCGGGAACTGACTCTGGATTTCGTGCTGCACGGCGACGGCCCGGCCTGCCGCTGGGCGGCGCAGGCCAACCTGGGCGACGCGCTGGTGGTCGGCGGCCCGCGCGGCTCGTTCGTCGCCGCCGCCGACTACGACGCCTACGTGCTGATCGGCGACGAGACCGCGCTGCCGGCGATCGGGCGCTGGCTGGAGGAACTGCCGGCCGGCGCGCAGGTGGACGCGTTGATCGAGATCCCCGGCTTCGCCGACCGGCAGGCGCTGCCGTCGCGCGCGCAGGTGCGCATCGCCTGGCTGGAGCGCAACGGCGTGCCCGTGCTCGGCAGCCAGCTGCTGGAAGACGCGCTGCGCGATTTCGCAGCCCCGGACGGCGATGCGTTCTACTGGGTCGCCTGCGAATCGGCGCGCGCGCGGATGATGCGCAAGTTCGTCGAAGGCCGCCTCAACGTGCCCAAGGAGTGGCTCCGCGCGACGGGATATTGGAAGTCCGGGCGTGAGGAGGAGGCGACATAG
- a CDS encoding YceI family protein, whose amino-acid sequence MNKTRTLLLPLALALAVVVAQPATSAFAAPAAAATAIKGATGTYTLDPPHTDVLVQWNHLGFSNPTAYFGDVDGTLVYNAENVSKSSVQVTLPLSGLNSFTAKFDEHLRSGDFFDAAKFPSATFKSTKVTATGTNKLSVAGDLTIKGITKPVVLAVTLNGAGPHPMKKVPALGFDASTTIKRSDFGLGAYVPNVSDEVKIRITTEALQDAK is encoded by the coding sequence ATGAACAAGACCCGCACCCTGCTGCTCCCGCTCGCCCTGGCGCTGGCCGTCGTCGTCGCCCAGCCCGCCACCAGCGCCTTCGCCGCGCCGGCCGCCGCTGCCACCGCGATCAAGGGCGCCACCGGCACCTACACGCTGGACCCGCCGCACACCGACGTGCTGGTGCAGTGGAACCACCTCGGCTTCTCCAACCCCACCGCGTACTTCGGCGACGTCGACGGCACCCTGGTCTACAACGCCGAGAACGTGAGCAAGTCCAGCGTCCAGGTGACCCTGCCGCTGTCGGGCCTCAACAGCTTCACCGCCAAGTTCGACGAGCACCTGAGGAGCGGCGACTTCTTCGACGCCGCCAAGTTCCCGAGCGCCACCTTCAAGAGCACCAAGGTCACCGCCACCGGCACCAACAAGCTGAGCGTGGCCGGCGACCTGACCATCAAGGGCATCACCAAGCCGGTGGTGCTGGCGGTGACCCTCAACGGTGCCGGTCCGCACCCGATGAAGAAGGTGCCGGCGCTGGGCTTCGACGCCAGCACCACGATCAAGCGCAGCGACTTCGGCCTGGGCGCGTACGTGCCCAACGTCAGCGACGAGGTCAAGATCCGCATCACCACCGAGGCGCTGCAGGACGCGAAGTAA
- a CDS encoding malonic semialdehyde reductase yields MSDALHAAALDQLFRTARTQNAFRDTPVGEDALRALYELLKWGPTAANGSPARFVFVTSAAGKEKLKPALSEGNLAKTLAAPVTAIIAHDEDFHEKLPYLFPHADAKSWFDGPREGRRESAFRNGSLQGAYLILAARSLGLDAGPMSGFDNAKVDAAFFAGTAIKSNFLVNLGYGDPAGLFPRLPRLSFDEAARIE; encoded by the coding sequence ATGTCCGACGCCCTGCACGCCGCCGCCCTGGATCAGCTGTTCCGTACCGCCCGCACTCAGAATGCCTTCCGCGACACGCCGGTCGGCGAAGACGCCTTGCGCGCCCTGTACGAGCTGCTGAAGTGGGGTCCGACCGCGGCCAACGGCAGCCCGGCACGGTTCGTATTCGTGACCTCGGCCGCGGGCAAGGAAAAGCTCAAGCCCGCATTGTCCGAAGGCAACCTGGCCAAGACCCTGGCCGCGCCGGTGACGGCGATCATCGCCCACGACGAGGACTTCCACGAGAAGCTGCCGTACCTGTTCCCGCATGCCGATGCCAAGAGCTGGTTCGACGGCCCACGCGAAGGCCGCCGCGAGTCGGCGTTCCGCAACGGCTCGCTGCAGGGCGCCTACCTGATCCTGGCCGCGCGTTCGCTGGGCCTGGATGCCGGCCCGATGTCCGGTTTCGACAACGCCAAGGTCGATGCGGCCTTCTTTGCCGGCACCGCGATCAAGTCCAACTTCCTGGTCAACCTGGGCTACGGCGATCCCGCCGGCCTGTTCCCGCGCCTGCCGCGGCTGAGTTTCGACGAGGCCGCGCGCATCGAGTAA
- a CDS encoding mitochondrial fission ELM1 family protein, with amino-acid sequence MKRSGAPWAISDGHAGNARQAEALAAALSGPAAPPAPALVLQPHMPWRWLAPRRLPGAAQAYGAGFAELLRQAPALAIGCGRQAALATRLLRARGSAVVQVLDPRLPARYWDVLVVPEHDRLRGDNVLALLGSLHPVDDAWLGAARAAFPHFSALPSPRTALLVGGPAALAPWTAGAAVALFRQLAAQLRDDGGSVLASTSRRTPPAVAAALRSAFAGVPGVVWCGMDDGPNPYAGLLGWAERIVCTPDSVNLLSEACATRVPVAVALPLSARGRARHFHAALRARGRLADAPVVHGAAADTIEPLRETARIAAEVRERLGLDATD; translated from the coding sequence GTGAAACGATCGGGCGCGCCCTGGGCGATTAGCGACGGCCACGCCGGCAACGCGCGCCAGGCGGAAGCGCTCGCCGCGGCGCTGTCCGGACCTGCAGCGCCGCCTGCCCCGGCGCTGGTGCTGCAACCGCACATGCCCTGGCGCTGGCTGGCGCCGCGGCGGCTGCCCGGCGCGGCGCAGGCCTACGGCGCCGGCTTCGCCGAACTGCTGCGGCAAGCGCCGGCGCTGGCGATCGGCTGCGGCCGCCAGGCGGCGCTGGCGACACGGCTGCTGCGCGCGCGCGGCAGCGCCGTGGTGCAGGTGCTGGATCCGCGCCTGCCGGCGCGGTACTGGGATGTGCTGGTGGTGCCCGAACACGATCGCCTGCGCGGCGACAACGTGCTCGCCCTGCTCGGCAGTCTGCACCCGGTCGACGACGCCTGGCTGGGCGCCGCACGTGCGGCGTTCCCGCACTTCAGCGCGCTGCCGTCGCCGCGCACCGCGCTGCTGGTCGGCGGTCCCGCCGCGCTGGCGCCGTGGACCGCCGGGGCGGCGGTGGCGCTGTTCCGGCAACTGGCGGCGCAGCTGCGCGACGACGGTGGCAGCGTGCTCGCCAGTACCTCGCGGCGAACGCCGCCGGCGGTAGCGGCCGCATTGCGCAGCGCATTCGCCGGCGTACCGGGGGTGGTCTGGTGCGGCATGGACGATGGCCCCAATCCCTACGCCGGCCTGCTCGGCTGGGCCGAGCGCATCGTGTGCACGCCCGATTCGGTGAACCTGCTGTCGGAAGCCTGCGCCACGCGGGTGCCGGTGGCGGTGGCGCTGCCGCTGTCGGCGCGCGGCCGCGCGCGCCACTTCCATGCGGCGCTGCGCGCGCGTGGCCGCCTCGCCGATGCACCGGTCGTGCATGGCGCCGCCGCGGACACGATCGAACCGCTGCGCGAAACCGCGCGCATCGCCGCCGAGGTGCGCGAACGCCTGGGACTGGACGCAACAGACTGA
- a CDS encoding S53 family peptidase yields MIDCLRRRPLLAAALSGCALLFGNAHAAQDATLAAMSATLRTVPVTFDVHLQLRDEAVLDALLADTQDPLSPQFHKWLSRAEFARRFAPLPAQVERVRSALQAAHMTVVQQGASLHVSASADNVERLFSVPLALDMPEGGHARLAAVGPLQLPAALRDSRAVVTGLTGGLPPYQVHSQSLRQVDPDNRRGPNGVYAYNDLKQAYGYPSYQSMIGPPGQQRRLDGTGTTIAILISSDVLDSDVDAMFNKENFSRYGAGHVNPKLYARRYVAGAKPGINDEGGAGSEAALDVEMALASAPGAHVLLYVIPDLFYESIIAGYRQIVQDNEADVVSASLGNCELYFTKAYQDGKDLTSDFRTVDAIFKQGNAQGITFIASSGDNAGLSCADTHYAVDGKDGNFVAGVMHPAIDANVTAVGGGNLSTNYKKGSLDSSYRSESAYADPLLTKDYYGVGALLAGGYWGAGGGVSTLVQRPAYQLRALGGTRASMRALPDVGMLVGGCPKRRAIQPCREGRAPFASSVLSVYKGEFYSMIGTSVAAPEFAGVAALLVEKQGRQGNLNDYLYRLAANYPQAFHTGIPGNNGVVDNDVPLKGKYNYTVGLGTPVVRLLIGALDAAPAGTPRSPSNP; encoded by the coding sequence ATGATCGATTGTCTTCGCCGCCGGCCGTTGCTGGCCGCCGCGCTGTCCGGGTGCGCGCTCCTGTTCGGCAATGCCCATGCCGCGCAGGACGCCACGCTCGCCGCCATGTCCGCCACGTTGCGCACCGTGCCCGTCACCTTCGACGTGCACCTGCAGTTGCGCGACGAGGCCGTCCTGGACGCATTGCTGGCAGACACCCAGGACCCGTTGTCGCCGCAGTTCCATAAGTGGCTGTCGCGCGCGGAGTTCGCGCGCCGCTTCGCGCCGTTGCCTGCGCAGGTCGAACGCGTGCGCTCGGCCTTGCAGGCCGCGCACATGACGGTCGTCCAGCAGGGCGCGAGCCTGCATGTGAGCGCCAGCGCCGACAACGTCGAGCGCCTGTTCTCCGTGCCGTTGGCGCTGGATATGCCCGAAGGCGGGCATGCCAGGCTCGCCGCCGTCGGCCCGTTGCAGCTGCCGGCGGCGCTGCGCGACAGTCGCGCGGTGGTCACCGGCCTGACCGGCGGATTGCCGCCCTACCAGGTGCATTCGCAAAGTCTGCGCCAGGTCGATCCGGACAACCGCAGGGGGCCCAACGGTGTCTATGCGTACAACGATCTCAAGCAGGCCTACGGCTATCCGTCCTACCAGAGCATGATCGGCCCGCCCGGCCAGCAGCGCCGCCTGGACGGGACCGGCACCACGATCGCGATCCTGATTTCCAGCGACGTGCTGGATTCGGACGTGGATGCGATGTTCAACAAAGAAAATTTCAGCCGCTATGGCGCCGGTCACGTCAATCCGAAACTGTACGCACGCCGCTACGTGGCGGGCGCCAAGCCGGGGATCAACGACGAGGGTGGGGCGGGAAGCGAAGCGGCGCTCGACGTGGAGATGGCGCTGGCCAGCGCACCGGGCGCGCATGTGCTGCTGTATGTGATCCCCGACCTGTTCTATGAATCGATCATTGCGGGCTACCGGCAGATCGTGCAGGACAACGAAGCGGATGTGGTCAGCGCCTCGTTAGGCAACTGCGAACTGTATTTCACCAAGGCTTACCAAGATGGCAAGGATCTCACCTCGGACTTCCGCACCGTCGATGCGATCTTCAAGCAGGGCAACGCGCAAGGCATCACCTTCATCGCCTCGAGCGGCGACAACGCGGGCCTCTCCTGTGCGGATACGCACTATGCGGTGGACGGCAAGGACGGCAACTTCGTCGCCGGCGTCATGCATCCGGCGATCGATGCGAATGTGACCGCGGTCGGCGGCGGCAATCTGTCCACCAACTACAAGAAGGGATCGCTGGATTCCAGCTACCGTTCCGAAAGCGCCTATGCCGATCCGCTGCTGACCAAGGACTACTACGGCGTGGGCGCGCTGCTGGCCGGTGGCTACTGGGGGGCCGGCGGCGGGGTGAGCACCTTGGTCCAGCGCCCGGCCTATCAGCTGCGCGCGCTGGGCGGCACTCGCGCGTCGATGCGCGCGTTGCCCGATGTCGGCATGCTGGTCGGCGGTTGCCCCAAGCGGAGGGCAATACAGCCGTGCCGGGAAGGCAGGGCGCCTTTCGCCAGTTCGGTGTTGTCGGTGTACAAGGGCGAGTTCTATTCGATGATCGGCACCAGCGTCGCCGCGCCCGAGTTCGCCGGCGTCGCCGCGCTGCTGGTGGAGAAGCAGGGGCGCCAGGGCAATCTCAACGATTACCTGTATCGGCTGGCGGCCAATTATCCGCAGGCGTTCCATACCGGTATCCCCGGCAACAATGGGGTGGTGGACAACGATGTGCCCTTGAAGGGCAAGTACAACTATACGGTTGGCCTCGGCACGCCGGTCGTGCGTTTGCTGATCGGCGCGCTGGACGCGGCCCCGGCCGGCACGCCGCGCTCGCCCAGCAATCCGTGA
- a CDS encoding TonB-dependent receptor, translating to MPIHHLLSTAILATLLSPLAARAADAPADSASDDARQLDTVSVIGQGETRQVQRIVRQDVAVLPPGTSIQKLLNRIPGVNVQSNDAFGANEESQTVSLRGFNGTRLGYTLDGLPLGDNAYGNYNGLNISRALIAENFGGVELASGIGSLGTASTSNLGGTVQYYSDDPSTETGVRLSQTIGSDANRRTYLRLDTGEHNGFSAYLSGVYASADMWADPKSPTRTAQFNGKGVYQFDGGKITAFVDTSRTSQADYAYLSKSGLQRGLGWDWNLYAPDWQRALAAAYCAPATRDASRCGYSGGVDNIDDAYYQSRALRNDDLYYLAGDFQPSDAVSVHTQVYHHENEGQGHWWSPGQASNPGTPQALPISIRSTNYTINRTGGIASLGWDLGPHHLEAGVWYERNKHHVERNFYWIDGPIDDDLFLSGPDRRLFSQDYTITTRQAYVQGTFKLLDERLTLDIGAKSPHTTMTARETPGIAVESPVANGTLKASEALLPQAGVRYRLAEGQEVFASYAENIAAFQGGGAGGPLLVTQASFDASAGALEPEKSKTFEAGYRLVRDTFEASLVGYDVTFDNRLLSLNPCASIQQGTTPACTTRFFNVGSVSSRGGELTFIWKPSAHLQWYNSASINRSTYDDNYVQNGVTIPTAGKSTVDTPKRMFTSELSWNYNGWNANLRGKYTGQRYYTYTNDQGFGGYTAFDAGSGYDFGAVSFLQDLKLSLNVTNLTDKRYASNLTAFSNSDPNGRALAFHASAPRQVFLTLDARF from the coding sequence ATGCCTATCCATCACTTGCTGAGCACGGCGATCCTCGCCACGCTGCTGTCGCCGCTGGCCGCGCGCGCGGCAGACGCGCCGGCCGACAGCGCGAGCGACGACGCCCGCCAACTCGACACGGTGTCGGTGATCGGCCAGGGCGAGACCCGCCAGGTGCAGCGCATCGTCCGCCAGGACGTGGCGGTGCTGCCGCCGGGGACCAGCATCCAGAAACTGCTCAACCGCATTCCCGGCGTCAACGTGCAGTCCAACGACGCCTTCGGCGCCAACGAGGAATCGCAGACGGTGAGCCTGCGCGGCTTCAACGGCACGCGCCTGGGCTATACGCTCGACGGCCTGCCGCTGGGCGACAACGCCTACGGCAACTACAACGGATTGAACATCAGCCGCGCGCTGATCGCCGAGAACTTCGGCGGCGTGGAACTGGCCTCGGGCATCGGTAGCCTGGGCACGGCGTCCACCAGCAATCTCGGCGGCACCGTGCAGTACTACTCGGACGATCCGTCCACCGAAACCGGCGTGCGCCTGTCGCAGACCATCGGCTCGGACGCCAACCGCCGTACTTACCTGCGCCTGGACACCGGCGAGCACAACGGCTTCTCCGCGTACCTGTCCGGCGTCTACGCCAGCGCCGACATGTGGGCCGATCCGAAATCGCCGACCCGCACCGCGCAGTTCAACGGCAAGGGCGTGTACCAGTTCGACGGCGGCAAGATCACCGCCTTCGTCGATACCTCGCGCACCTCGCAGGCCGACTACGCCTACCTGTCCAAGAGCGGCCTGCAGCGCGGCCTGGGCTGGGACTGGAACCTGTACGCGCCGGACTGGCAGCGCGCACTGGCCGCGGCCTACTGCGCGCCGGCCACCCGCGACGCCAGCCGCTGCGGCTACAGCGGCGGCGTGGACAACATCGACGACGCGTACTACCAAAGCCGCGCGCTGCGCAACGACGACCTGTATTACCTCGCGGGCGACTTCCAGCCGTCCGACGCGGTAAGCGTGCACACCCAGGTCTACCACCACGAGAACGAAGGCCAGGGTCATTGGTGGTCGCCGGGCCAGGCGTCGAACCCGGGCACGCCGCAGGCGCTGCCGATCTCGATCCGCAGCACCAACTACACCATCAACCGCACCGGCGGCATCGCCTCGCTGGGCTGGGACCTGGGCCCGCACCACCTGGAAGCGGGCGTGTGGTACGAGCGCAACAAGCACCACGTGGAGCGCAACTTCTACTGGATCGACGGCCCGATCGACGACGACCTGTTCCTCAGTGGCCCGGACCGCCGGCTGTTCTCGCAGGACTACACGATCACCACCAGGCAGGCCTACGTGCAGGGCACCTTCAAACTGCTCGACGAGCGCCTGACCCTGGACATTGGCGCGAAGAGCCCGCACACAACGATGACCGCACGCGAGACGCCCGGGATCGCGGTGGAATCGCCGGTCGCCAACGGCACGCTGAAGGCCAGCGAGGCACTGCTGCCGCAGGCCGGCGTGCGCTATCGCCTGGCCGAGGGCCAGGAAGTGTTCGCCTCCTATGCCGAGAACATCGCCGCGTTCCAGGGCGGCGGCGCCGGCGGTCCGCTGCTGGTGACCCAGGCCTCGTTCGATGCCAGCGCCGGCGCGCTGGAACCGGAGAAGTCGAAGACCTTCGAGGCCGGCTACCGCCTGGTGCGCGACACGTTCGAAGCCTCGCTGGTCGGCTACGACGTGACCTTCGACAACCGCCTGCTCTCGCTCAATCCCTGCGCGAGCATCCAGCAGGGCACCACGCCGGCGTGCACCACGCGCTTCTTCAACGTCGGCTCGGTCAGCAGCCGGGGCGGCGAGCTGACCTTCATCTGGAAGCCGAGCGCGCATCTGCAGTGGTACAACTCGGCCTCGATCAACCGCTCCACCTACGACGACAACTACGTGCAGAACGGGGTGACCATCCCCACCGCCGGCAAGTCCACGGTGGACACGCCCAAGCGCATGTTCACCAGCGAGCTCAGCTGGAACTACAACGGCTGGAACGCGAACCTGCGCGGCAAGTACACCGGCCAGCGCTACTACACCTATACCAACGACCAGGGCTTCGGCGGCTATACCGCGTTCGACGCCGGCAGCGGCTACGACTTCGGCGCAGTGTCGTTCCTGCAGGACCTGAAGCTGTCGCTCAACGTGACCAACCTCACCGACAAGCGCTACGCCTCCAACCTCACCGCCTTCAGCAACAGCGATCCGAACGGGCGCGCGCTGGCCTTCCACGCCAGCGCGCCGCGGCAGGTGTTCCTGACCCTGGACGCGCGCTTCTGA
- a CDS encoding glycerophosphodiester phosphodiesterase, translating into MMKPMVWLLGCSMALSSLTAAAENAAAPGTHKPLVIGHRGASALRPEHTLASYAKAIADGADYIEPDLVSSKDGALLARHENEIGATTDVAAHPEFAARKTVKQIDGQRVEGWFTEDFTLAELKTLRARERLPQLRGTSFDGQFQLLTFDEIIDFAAAASATRGRPIGLIPEIKHGTYFQSLGLAMEDKLLATLDAHAYTRSAPVVVQSFEIGNLEYLHRKLGDHHPNVRLVQLLGDPKERPGDQLRDGPTYAQMGSAQGLRAIARYAQLVSPGLRSIIPVDADGALAAPTTFVADAHAAGLLVMPYTFRPENYFLPRQLQDARGPAAVNTDGSIAEMRAFLAAGVDGFFTDDPVLGRAAVDGTAAPSRERQGSPGLPAAVVGERRTFPL; encoded by the coding sequence ATGATGAAGCCGATGGTCTGGCTGCTGGGATGTTCGATGGCGCTGTCGTCGCTGACCGCCGCGGCCGAAAACGCCGCGGCCCCGGGTACGCACAAGCCGCTGGTGATCGGCCACCGCGGCGCCAGCGCGCTGCGCCCCGAGCACACGCTGGCCTCATATGCCAAGGCCATCGCCGACGGCGCCGACTACATCGAGCCGGACCTGGTCTCGAGCAAGGACGGCGCACTGCTGGCGCGCCACGAGAACGAGATCGGCGCCACCACCGACGTCGCCGCGCATCCGGAGTTCGCCGCACGCAAGACGGTCAAGCAGATCGACGGACAGCGCGTGGAGGGCTGGTTCACCGAAGACTTCACCCTGGCCGAGCTGAAGACGCTGCGCGCGCGCGAGCGCCTGCCGCAACTGCGCGGCACCTCCTTCGACGGGCAGTTCCAGTTGCTCACCTTCGACGAGATCATCGATTTCGCCGCGGCCGCATCGGCCACGCGCGGGCGCCCGATCGGGCTGATCCCGGAGATCAAGCACGGCACCTACTTCCAGTCGCTGGGCCTGGCGATGGAGGACAAGCTGCTGGCCACGCTGGACGCGCATGCGTACACGCGCAGCGCGCCGGTGGTGGTGCAGTCGTTCGAGATCGGCAACCTGGAATATCTGCACCGCAAGCTCGGCGACCACCATCCGAACGTGCGCCTGGTGCAGCTGCTGGGCGATCCAAAGGAACGCCCGGGCGACCAGCTGCGCGATGGCCCGACCTATGCGCAGATGGGCAGCGCGCAGGGCCTGCGCGCGATCGCCAGGTACGCCCAATTGGTCAGCCCCGGCCTGCGCAGCATCATCCCGGTCGATGCCGATGGCGCGCTGGCCGCGCCCACCACCTTCGTCGCCGACGCGCATGCGGCCGGGCTGCTGGTGATGCCGTACACGTTCCGCCCGGAGAACTATTTCCTGCCCAGGCAGCTGCAGGACGCGCGCGGCCCGGCGGCGGTGAATACCGATGGCAGCATCGCCGAGATGCGCGCGTTCCTGGCCGCGGGCGTGGATGGCTTCTTCACCGACGACCCGGTGCTGGGCCGCGCGGCGGTGGATGGGACGGCGGCGCCGTCGCGCGAGCGCCAGGGCTCTCCAGGGCTACCTGCCGCAGTTGTGGGAGAGCGGCGCACTTTCCCCTTGTAG
- a CDS encoding HlyD family type I secretion periplasmic adaptor subunit produces MKHLIEAVKEFGGRYRQAFVAAWNIRDQLDPPQRTEDELAFLPAQLELVESPTSPTARWTIRIIIALFCVALLWAVFGKLDIVAVAPGKMVVDSRTKVIQPAETAVVRRILVRDGQQVKSGESLIELDATTTGAELAQAGEALTEARLAALRLSSLATAIDRGVTPRLPPAPDVPAGRFAAEQALASSQFEALQAKRHNLQATIAQRRAELQTTRDAIAPMAESARISKARADDYGRLLEGKYVGRHEYLLREQERLAAERDLAAQRNRLQEIGSALSAAEEELRVLVADFRQQTLDELRKAEQQIAQSTPELAKAGQRDRLMTLRAPVDGTVQQLAVHTVGGVVTPAQQLLAVVPQEALEVEATVLNKDIGFVRPGQPVTVKIESFPYTRYGYLTGKVVSVSHDAAQDENLGLVFPARIRLDGSTLAIDGVVVSMSAGMTLSAEIKTGKRRVIDYLLSPLKQHGGEALRER; encoded by the coding sequence ATGAAGCACCTTATCGAAGCCGTCAAGGAGTTCGGCGGCCGCTACCGGCAGGCCTTCGTCGCAGCCTGGAACATCCGCGACCAGCTGGATCCGCCCCAACGCACCGAAGACGAACTGGCGTTCTTGCCGGCGCAGCTGGAACTGGTCGAATCGCCCACCTCGCCGACGGCGCGCTGGACGATCCGGATCATCATCGCCTTGTTCTGCGTGGCCCTGCTGTGGGCAGTGTTTGGCAAGCTGGACATCGTGGCGGTGGCGCCTGGCAAGATGGTGGTCGACTCACGCACCAAGGTCATCCAGCCCGCCGAGACCGCCGTCGTGCGCCGCATTCTGGTGCGCGACGGCCAACAGGTGAAGTCGGGTGAGTCGTTGATCGAGCTGGATGCCACGACCACCGGTGCCGAGCTCGCCCAGGCCGGCGAGGCGCTGACCGAGGCGCGGCTGGCCGCGCTGCGCCTGAGCTCACTGGCCACAGCCATCGATCGTGGAGTGACGCCACGCCTGCCTCCAGCGCCGGATGTGCCGGCCGGGCGCTTCGCCGCCGAGCAGGCCCTGGCCAGCAGCCAGTTCGAGGCCCTGCAGGCCAAGCGCCACAACCTGCAGGCCACCATTGCCCAGCGCCGGGCCGAACTGCAGACCACGCGCGACGCGATCGCGCCGATGGCCGAGTCCGCGCGCATCTCCAAGGCCCGTGCCGATGACTATGGCCGCCTGCTCGAAGGCAAGTACGTCGGCCGGCACGAGTACCTGCTGCGTGAGCAGGAGCGCCTCGCCGCCGAGCGCGACCTGGCGGCCCAGCGCAACCGCCTGCAGGAAATCGGATCGGCACTGAGCGCTGCCGAGGAAGAGCTGCGCGTACTGGTGGCCGACTTCCGCCAGCAGACCCTCGACGAGCTGCGCAAGGCCGAACAGCAGATCGCCCAGTCCACCCCGGAACTGGCCAAGGCCGGCCAGCGCGACCGGCTGATGACCCTGCGTGCCCCGGTGGACGGTACCGTCCAGCAGCTGGCCGTGCATACGGTGGGCGGCGTGGTCACTCCCGCGCAGCAACTGCTGGCGGTGGTGCCGCAGGAGGCGCTGGAGGTCGAGGCGACCGTCCTCAACAAGGACATCGGCTTCGTGCGGCCGGGCCAGCCGGTCACGGTGAAGATCGAGAGCTTCCCGTACACCCGCTACGGCTACCTGACTGGCAAGGTCGTCAGCGTCTCGCACGATGCGGCGCAGGACGAGAACCTGGGCCTGGTGTTCCCAGCGCGGATCCGTCTGGACGGCAGCACGCTGGCGATCGATGGTGTGGTGGTGAGCATGAGCGCCGGCATGACGCTGAGCGCGGAGATCAAGACCGGGAAGCGGCGGGTGATCGATTACCTGTTGAGTCCTCTCAAGCAGCATGGCGGCGAAGCATTGCGGGAGCGCTAA